CCCAATTCACAGGAAGATGTAACAACAAAAAACAGCAACTCAGATTACACCAGACCAGCTATTTCATTTTCCACCCCAGCCCTTAGAGCCAATGTTTCtttgcttgcttgcttgcttttGGAGTATATAGCAGCTCTCATCGATCGATCTCCTAGTACAATAGAGAACTGCATGGTACTAGATTTTGTTGAAGGTTTGAGTGATGATCAGCTTGAAAATAATGGATTCTTTTGTTTTGAACCAACAAAGCAACCATGGGATCATGGATGAGGAGAAAAAGGGTCTTGACCATGACGGTGCTGTTTCATCTTCCTCAGAAGTTTCGTCTTCTGAAGACTCAGATTTGTTTGAAGAAGTCAATTCTTCTGCCTCTTCTAGCACTCCTACTTCACCTACCTCAGCCTCAGCAAGTTCATCATCTGATCAGCTTACATCTGGAGACTCTGGACCTTTGCAAGACATGTCCTCTCTCCTTCAAGAACTTCCGTTCAAGTAAGCACAAAATTCCTTCTGTCAAAACAGAAAACGTAAACCAGGTTGATAACTTGATTTATCAGGCATGAGTTTTGATTATCTTGTAAAGCGgcgaaaaacaaagaaaatttgcatcagATTCACTTTTCTTGCAAGCTACAAATACTTGCAACTGCAATGTTAATTTGTCACTAATTGTTTCTGTTTTGGTTTGTAGGAGAGGATTATCAAAACATTATAACGGGAAATCACAGTCATTTACATCTTTGGCAAATGTGAGAAGTTTGGAAGATCTTGCCAAACCTGAGAACCCTTATAATAAGAAGCTGAAATCATGCAAAAGCTATGGAGTGTTTGAGAGGCATCATGGATCACCAGGCCATCCTACTGCTAGGAGCAATCACCATAGTTGTACTTCTTCACCAAGGCTAATGTCAAAGAAGGCATCAAGAGGCTCCTGTTCTTCACTTTGTCTAAAGAGAAATTCTAGCTTTATAGGAAATAGACCCCCTCTCCCACCTCCCCACAGTTCTACCAGTACTAGTAGCTTTACCTCTCAAACGCCCTTGTTTGCTTTAGGCGTCTGAACACTTTTGAAGCATTTAATTTTCCTGCAGTCTCTGTGCTGCATGATGATCATGTTTTCATTTGTCCTCCTCCCATCTTCTTACAGAAAATAGTAGTGTTACCGAACAATTATCAAATTATGTGTGGTatctattttgttttcttttctttttttttggtgccaTATAGCTGGAATCTGGATGACATGAATGATAACGGTTCATATATTGTGTTTGTATGAATATGAATGTCTAATGTAGCATTAGAAATTTGCAGAGAACTGATATGCTTTTTGGGCGGCTGATCAGCGCTACCGCCGATAAGGGATATCCATAAGCACTCAAATATGTAAGTTAAAAGTTGGTAGGAAGGGATGATCTTTAAGTATGTATGTTGATTACGATAGTAGAACTGTCGATCATAATTCAATTACGTTAATCCGTTCATATTCAACTAATTATGTTAATTCGTCAATCACAATTTAATTACGTTAATCCGttcaaatttaattaattatgttAATTCATCTAAACTCGTTCATTAATTTTGAAAGGTAATAGCAAGGGATGATCTTAAGTTTGTTTATCACGTGATAGTAGAGGTATCAATTACAAGTCAATTATATCAATCATTTACACTCATTTAATTATGTTAATCTGTTCAGACTTGTTCATTAATTTGAACAAGTAtttatattcatttaaaaataattatatatttaatttcAATTATTAGTGGATATTAagtaaataaatttgaatttcttatTGATCCAATAACAATTAAATTCCATTATTTCTATTAAATAAcatgacaaaaaaaattttaaaaattaaaattttaagtgactaataaatgaataattgaatatatatatacctaTTTATTTAACTGAATATTGATTCAATTATATTCATTACTCATTTATGATCTGTTCAAACCTTCGAGTCACCCATTTTGATCACTTGATAGAATGATGTATCACATAAGGTTTAGAAATTAGAATACGCATAGAATTGTTAAATACTTATAGGCTATAGCTTAGGAAAAGAGCTTATGTAAACCTAAATTATTCACTAAATCTCACTTTGCGCGAGAATCGATAGCTGGCAATAGGGGTTTTCTGACCTGAAATACTTATTACTCATGAAGTCCCAAGTTTACCCCATCTATTTTGTGCTTGTAGGTTTAATTTAAAGTTTTTGACAACAatatacaagaaaaaaaaaatgatcatgaAAGGCTATTTTTCTCCTCTCTGTGTCCCCTCGTACAAGTCCCATTAACATTTTCAGCTTGGCCAGTTGATGAAGTAACATTTTTTGAcctttctcaaaggaaaaaggacATAGATCAATTtggaaataacttcaaaaaagATGGACTCACGCCTTTGAGGAAGGGATAATTGTAGAAACTTTCTTGAGGTTCTAACAATTGCAGTCACTTCCCTCGAGGCTTGCAAAATTACATAACCTTTCctagaaaatatatcttgataACAATTGGTAATTTAAGAACAAAATATTTAATGAATATTCTATCTTATTTCGAAACTAAATTAAATGACAATAGAAGTTAACTATCACCACTATCGGCTAGCTTTATTGTATTTCATTAGAGGAAAATACGAGACATGTTTTGAAGGTATCAAATgtttggactttttttttttttttttttgctttagttAAATAAATTGTGAGGAGACTCATTTTAACAAAAGCTTCCCTATTGGCAGGTTGGCTCTTTGTAGAATTAAGCAAGAAATCTATTAAGAGGAACTCGAAATAGAATATAATAATTAGCTAAGATGCGATTAGAACTTTTGAATGAGGAGGTATTAGCACAAAAGGATGttctttattatatttaaaTTCATTTCTTACTCATGGTTTGTACATTTTGTAGAGTTTATTATAGTCGTTTTGTAACACTAAGGTAGGCAAGCgtaaatttttgaactttagGGGAAGCAGCTGCAATTGTCAAAGAATTTCAAGAGAAGTTTTCTAAAGTGATCCTATGGAAAATGAACAATTTATTTTATGCATCGATACAAGGAAAAGGTGAGACtggaagaaaagatttggatcCCACGTTGTTCGTTGTTCTTGCCTGTACAGCATCCGAAAATAACATGCGTGTCAGGTCAGATTTGCTTTATCATTCATGGCATGGCATTGTCATCTATGCTTTCAGATTCGGACCGAGAATGCATCGACTCGATCGAGTTTAAGTGTCAGATGTCATTAATGAATTCTACTGGATTCGATTCAGTCTCTAATCGAATCGGATgacattataaatatattttatatatatatagcatcCGAAAATAACATGCGATGTCCGGTCACATTTGCTTTATCGCAGCCATTGCCGTCTatgtagggatggcaacggggcggggttggggcggggacccctcccccgtcCCCGGCTCCGGTGCTTATTAGTTTCCCCCGTCCCTCGCCCCGTCTCCCGCCTCCTGCTCCCCCCGTCCCGCCCCCGTCCCGCTTTCCTCGCgggattaataaaattttattatataattttattataattacattttaataaataatcaagtactaaaatatcaacatatcatcaaattattattcattgtaattttacaattgaaactcataaaaacaatcaaacagaagttatttgaatacaatccaatatgatgaaataaatataactaaaatagtcaagttttcacttttagtacaaatgcaatcactaattcattattgtgtttgtgctttttttttgagaaaaaagtgtaattaaaaatttagtataaatgtattagtaaatttagtataactaattaataaattttattagtagatatgtataattattcatataattgataatatcaattatattacataaactactatacattatataatacatctaattaataatatcattatcataagtttataactaattaacttacatattatatataattatatatatatatatatattttttttttttacgggaggcggggcgggggatggggcgggggtatactcccccgtcccccgccccgtttctaagcggggggaaaaaattcccccccgcccCAACACCACCCCGAGAgccccccattgccatccctacgtCTATGTCTTCACACTCGAATCGGACATCGACTCGATCAAATTTAGAGGTCAAGTGTCAATAAGTCGACTGAGTTCAATTAGAGGTCGAACTGAATAACGTCATAAATacgtcatatatatatattcttgcaAATTGAATTtacaaaatataataaaaaatttagtgaTCTAAATCCCTATCCGATTCAGCCAAACTCACAAAATAGAAATCTCATACATATTCAATCTTTGACAAATATCAAAAGTACcaattttttctataaaaaaaaaaaaaaaaaatttcccataCATTTCTTTTCCTACAATCTGTTCTCTTTTACCAATACTTCGCGAATTTCCAACTTTTAAAGTTGTCCCCAAaaccaaaacaacaaaaaaattgcATCCCCTTGGGGAGGAAAAAGCACACAGCGCACATTAGTACGCGTTATCCTTGTATCATAGCTGGTTCCACATCTGATCTGGCCcaatgatttggacttgtagttTTGAACGAAAATGAACTTGGCATGACCGTGCAACTGGGTCCTAATCACAGTTGGTTCTATAAAGTTCTTTTTACTTATGTTTTCCTCTGTTGATGGTTTGGTATTTAGCCGGATTCACCTCAGTATTATAATTCTTCAGGGCTTATAAAAAGTTGTCCATCCTATGTCTCAAAACTCCAAAACCAGTATTCCGCACCATATTCTTTATTATTTGGGCCAAGAATTgcgaaaacttcaccaaaattttcctcaaaaaaaaaaatttctatcaAAGTATATACTATTTCCCATGATTAGTAATTTAGTATTACTAATTCCCACATACAATACACACTTTGGGCTCAAACCACAGGATATGATATATTACAGAAAAGGCGAAAAATTACCGAGCCGAGCGATGGTGGTGAAGGAGCTACGGTAAAAGAAAGTGGAGGCTTGAAGTTGGAGTCCGAAAATTACACCAGAGAAGCAGAGGCATCAGAGATGGTGAAGTCCGGTGGAGGTGCACAAGCTTGTTGGTAGCAGCGGTGGTGGGCTATTGGAGGAGCTACGGTTACGCAAAGAGGAGATATTTTTTgctattttccagatttgttgctTGTTTACTCGGTCAAATGGAAGACTAAAGAGTCAAGGCTTAGagttctgaaaaaaaaaaagggagagaaaaaccgGGTTTAATACAATTATACCGGTTCATCGATCATAGTCGACTGTTGATCGGTTTTATTACCCTCGAGTTTTTAACCTAATTCGGACCGACTGGTGCGATCCGTGTCTGAAAACACTAATTGCCATATTGCCTCTTGTACATAATTTGAGGCGTATCGAAACAGAATGGAAAATTCATGGTACGAAGAAGGTGAATTGAATGTATCAGCGACAATGAGCcgattataattaaaaaaaaaaaaagaagctagaCAAGCAATTATAATGCACTAAAAAAAGTACATGttcatacatttttttttttctgaaatggactaaaatattaataatcaaaaaattaatTGGGACGCACCCAATTATCTGTATGCTTACATGAATGGGAGATATCGGAcattgaaaagaaaataaagcatttttttttagtaGATGATATTATgactataaaaaaaattcaagcacTCTATCcttcttttatttaaaaaagagGATGAATGAATTGTTTTTAGACTTTTCTTAAAGTGTGAATATCATCTTCCTTCTAAtccctttcttccaaaattgAGAGGTCtgtttggatttaggtgttttTTCATAGACAATACtataacaatatatttaaaagcgCTCCGAAAAGACACTTAAATACATTTATTAAAAACATAAAgacaataataatgataataagaAATACTAccactatctttttttttcaccaCCACCCTTTCCACTGTCACCACCCCCCTCCCCTCTTCCATGGAGCCATTGCCTCTCTTtcctcccttccccttccctCCTTCCTCCTGCTCTCCCTTTCCCTCCTCTTCTCTCCTCTCCCTTTCCTTCCCTTACAAATTGAGCCTGCGACTAGATGAAGGGAAAGGGAGGGGTGGGGGCTTTCGGAGGAAGGGGAGAAGAAAGGAGGGGGAAGAGGATgatggaggagaagaaaggaAGGGAAGGGAGGAAGAGGGAGAAGAAGAGAGGAGGGGAGAGGTGGTGGTGGTCGTTGATGGTAGTGAAAAATTaatacaattttttaaaaatacagctataaaatattaaattttaaaagTATCCTAAAATATATGTACAGTGAAAAAGTTTTTGAATataatattacaatataaatttttaaaaacatcCTAAAAAAATGCTTAATTCATACGAACCTTACAGCTCCCTATTAGACATCTTTGCAAGGTTGAAGGAAGGTTGACATCTAAGGCCATTTTGAGATGTTGTAATAGAGGAAGGCTGTCCCCAAAACATCTTTGGTCTGGAATGCCTTGTGCCTAATGGGCCGGAGGTCAGGAAAACAGTTCTGTCTCTTCAAATtcattcttgtttctttttttctttttgagggTTTGtaacttgtttcttcaaatgTTTCTCTATTGATGTCCCCCTATTACTTCCAAAAGCTAAAGAAAAAATGTGTTGCTGCATGCTTTGACTTTTAGGCTGCATCAAATTGGCCACTTCATTGTTCCTTCCTCCGCCTCCCTCCTTTCTCAGACATGATGATTGAACATATCTTTGAACCTTGaataaagaaacaaattagCCGTACATAAACATAAAGAAGACAATCACAAATTGTTGAGTGAGTACCACATTAACAATAAATACCGGAAAACACAGGTAGGCCATGATCATTCAATGGAGCACTCCACATAGTAACGCTGTTAGGTATACAATTAATATCCATTATTGCACAAGTGGGATCTGGTCAATGGCGATTCAGCAAGTTGTTATCGTGATTTATAGCCTCGTGTTTTTCTCGAAAGAAAAAGTGCCGTGGGATAGTGGAATCTCGATGATTTTATTcacagaaatttttttaaaaattttttataaacatattttttaattatttttttatttgatataCACCAAATTGCTGCTGCTGCATGcagtatatttttctataaaaactcgttttaaaataacaattcaaacgCATAATTCTACAGCCCTTCTTATCCAGTTTGGTGGTCGGCAATCAAATTTTGTAGTATCTTTCTTGGTACACCCCAATTTTAAAAGGCCTTTTCTTCTGTTTATGATGGGTAGCTGGGACGCTTTCATGGCAATTATCGTTCTACATTTTCAACTGCGAATCTTTGAACCTAATTATTGCACATTGTCAGCGAGGGGTGTATCGGCGGTGTGTCATGCTCTTATCCAATCCATCTGTTGCCCCCATACAATTATATGATACGACCTTCTCAAAAATAGTAGTGACAAATAATAAAATCTGGTAGTAATTTGATTTGATCAAAATGTTTCATTATATATCTTGTATGCCTTATTATTTTTGTCTTCAAATTTAGtaggtaaaaaaaaaacttttaacaTGGAATTAGCTAGTGAGTATTGAGTAAGTTTATTTAGATTTTTCAAATGTCCGATAAATAACTTGGTGGACTGGATTAGTAAAGCCGCACTAGTCGAGTCGAGTTGCTTCatattttccaa
The genomic region above belongs to Coffea arabica cultivar ET-39 chromosome 7c, Coffea Arabica ET-39 HiFi, whole genome shotgun sequence and contains:
- the LOC113700155 gene encoding uncharacterized protein, translated to MISLKIMDSFVLNQQSNHGIMDEEKKGLDHDGAVSSSSEVSSSEDSDLFEEVNSSASSSTPTSPTSASASSSSDQLTSGDSGPLQDMSSLLQELPFKRGLSKHYNGKSQSFTSLANVRSLEDLAKPENPYNKKLKSCKSYGVFERHHGSPGHPTARSNHHSCTSSPRLMSKKASRGSCSSLCLKRNSSFIGNRPPLPPPHSSTSTSSFTSQTPLFALGV